A genomic region of Mesorhizobium sp. NZP2077 contains the following coding sequences:
- a CDS encoding DUF5801 repeats-in-toxin domain-containing protein has product MTNSNDLDTVSHSWDEHSEHAGLPSQAQIQVAEAAPAQKAAPAAAEPVPVDVGSGAPVKPEAPAEAKAPAAATQHEYVADANHVVKLPANVSIDNIKVDGHNLVLEQADGSVIVIKDGALNVPTFIIGDVEVPRVALIAALEASHVDVAFGADGSISAGPGGSTSSAGGDFSVPPGGIGDGFGLSALLPPTDLAFGQPDHRELFAGLVKDSTISLTGAPPTLNVDESYLPDGSQTGPAGSTTDTLSFADIFTVAPGSGTPTISYGLSVTSQGETSNLIDSATDTAVVLTQSGNTVSGYVAGHNGDPSFLVFTLSVNTATGDVTLTQDRAVHQGSGEPGDVSEGINLVSGLVTLTATATDPGGHTASASVDIGGSATFHDDGPTITVNQQFEQPALSVDESNLSNGTTPDAALTVVTGDFHGAFTAVQGADGATVAYSLAVSAPNVDSGLIDSASGQHVLLSLNASGVVEGRTALGGDLVFTLAANTTTGVVTLSDFRAVHEGSGETPDTSEGIPLGAGLVSVTATVTDNDGDTAKASIDLGAQITIHDDGPVVTATGSAPTLSVDESFIPVIGSGTGAVGSNVSSGNFAANFAVTPGADGQSGSTAYSLTINNSTTTLVDSLTGTPVTLVQNGAGEVDGKDGLGHTVFTLTVDAAGVVTMTELRGVHEATATLGDTSEGTPLGAGLVSVTATVTDNDGDTAKASIDLGAQITIHDDGPVVTATGSAPTLSVDESFIPVIGSGTGAVGSNVSSGNFAVNFAVTPGADGQSGSTAYSLTINNSTTTLVDSLTGTPVTLVQNGAGEVDGKDGLGHTVFTLTVDAAGVVTMTELRGVHEATATLGDTSEGTPLGAGLVSVTATVTDNDGDTAKASIDLGAQITIHDDGPVVTATGSAPTLSVDESFIPVIGSGTGAVGSNVSSGNFAVNFAVTPGADGQSGSTAYSLTINNSTTTLVDSLTGTPVTLVQNGAGEVDGKDGLGHTVFTLTVDAAGVVTMTELRGVHEATATLGDTSEGTPLGAGLVSVTATVTDNDGDTAKASIDLGAQITIHDDGPVVTATGSAPTLSVDESFIPVIGSGTGAVGSNVSSGNFAVNFAVTPGADGQSGSTAYSLTINNSTTTLVDSLTGTPVTLVQNGAGEVDGKDGLGHTVFTLTVDAAGVVTMTELRGVHEATATLGDTSEGTPLGAGLVSVTATVTDNDGDTAKASIDLGAQITIHDDGPVVTATGSAPTLSVDESFIPVIGSGTGAVGSNVSSGNFAVNFAVTPGADGQSGSTAYSLTINNSTTTLVDSLTGTPVTLVQNGAGEVDGKDGLGHTVFTLTVDAAGVVTMTELRGVHEATATLGDTSEGTPLGAGLVSVTATVTDNDGDTAKASIDLGAQITIHDDGPVVTATGSAPTLSVDESFIPVIGSGTGAVGSNVSSGNFAVNFAVTPGADGQSGSTAYSLTINNSTTTLVDSLTGTPVTLVQNGAGEVDGKDGLGHTVFTLTVDAAGVVTMTELRGVHEATATLGDTSEGTPLGAGLVSVTATVTDNDGDTAKASIDLGAQITIHDDGPVVTATGSAPTLSVDESFIPVIGSGTGAVGSNVSSGNFAVNFAVTPGADGQSGSTAYSLTINNSTTTLVDSLTGTPVTLVQNGAGEVDGKDGLGHTVFTLTVDAAGVVTMTELRGVHEATATLGDTSEGTPLGAGLVSVTATVTDNDGDTAKASIDLGAQITIHDDGPVVTATGSAPTLSVDESFIPVIGSGTGAVGSNVSSGNFAVNFAVTPGADGQSGSTAYSLTINNSTTTLVDSLTGTPVTLVQNGAGEVDGKDGLGHTVFTLTVDAAGVVTMTELRGVHEATATLGDTSEGTPLGAGLVSVTATVTDNDGDTAKASIDLGAQITIHDDGPVVTATGSAPTLSVDESFIPVIGSGTGAVGSNVSSGNFAVNFAVTPGADGQSGSTAYSLTINNSTTTLVDSLTGTPVTLVQNGAGEVDGKDGLGHTVFTLTVDAAGVVTMTELRGVHEATATLGDTSEGTPLGAGLVSVTATVTDNDGDTAKASIDLGAQITIHDDGPVVTATGSAPTLSVDESFIPVIGSGTGAVGSNVSSGNFAVNFAVTPGADGQSGSTAYSLTINNSTTTLVDSLTGTPVTLVQNGAGEVDGKDGLGHTVFTLTVDAAGVVTMTELRGVHEATATLGDTSEGTPLGAGLVSVTATVTDNDGDTAKASIDLGAQITIHDDGPVVTATGSAPTLSVDESFIPVIGSGTGAVGSNVSSGNFAVNFAVTPGADGQSGSTAYSLTINNSTTTLVDSLTGTPVTLVQNGAGEVDGKDGLGHTVFTLTVDAAGVVTMTELRGVHEATATLGDTSEGTPLGAGLVSVTATVTDNDGDTAKASIDLGAQITIHDDGPVVTATGSAPTLSVDESFIPVIGSGTGAVGSNVSSGNFAANFAVTPGADGQSGSTAYSLTINNSTTTLVDSLTGTPVTLVQNGAGEVDGKDGLGHTVFTLTVDAAGVVTMTELRGVHEATATLGDTSEGTPLGAGLVSVTATVTDNDGDTAKASIDLGAQITIHDDGPVVTGIQDAIMPNVNNTDVHGTWQPTFGADGPSFTSAIGIAMGTAPAGLTYTVTDTATHTQTGEEIYSVTVAGGTTPYTFYEYVHYDPSAQVAEMFAYANPTDAQNASGANEFFTLSMNASGTYDFHLVSNSLQSIETFDLTQFKSGVGDYFIINGTTGSFQTGAIPTSGFDLLIDSGISPSTNSTHANAQGFGINNGNLDTGEVIAFTFGTTQTAVGIGIGKGGNGTTERLIVTLYDAAHAVIGTETITQADGTPLLVDAAHWGVGGTTTGSFGSFTEVTVQNAALAAGDDSKLDLTGVTFNAHAVVSSTALNFTPTITDADGDKFTSSDNLSVSLVGTQPGSGYLGTGTDATAEVIAASSGADTLNGGTGPGDTVDYSNALNSVTINLLTQLVGGAGALGDHISNFENAIGSNFADTLTANNTGSALWGGGGNDTLIGGAGSDILYGGAGLNTMTGAGGNDTFVIDPSKLAAVAMVDIIADYTPGHDVIDLSDLLRSLGGNAPTTDAQAGASIDVTFSSGAAHVMVDNNGTAAGGSMVEVASLTGVGSGSAITILYDHNLPTHTETVA; this is encoded by the coding sequence ATGACAAACAGTAACGATTTGGACACCGTCTCTCATTCTTGGGACGAGCACTCTGAACACGCCGGCCTGCCGTCGCAGGCGCAGATCCAGGTTGCCGAGGCAGCCCCGGCACAAAAGGCCGCCCCGGCGGCAGCAGAACCGGTTCCCGTCGATGTCGGCAGCGGCGCGCCCGTCAAGCCGGAAGCCCCCGCAGAGGCGAAAGCGCCGGCGGCAGCGACGCAGCACGAATATGTGGCCGACGCCAACCATGTGGTGAAGCTTCCCGCCAATGTCTCGATCGATAACATCAAGGTCGACGGCCACAACCTCGTGCTCGAACAGGCCGACGGTTCGGTGATAGTCATCAAGGACGGCGCCTTGAACGTGCCGACCTTTATCATCGGCGACGTCGAGGTGCCGCGCGTTGCCCTGATTGCCGCGCTCGAGGCTAGCCATGTCGACGTTGCTTTCGGCGCCGACGGTTCCATATCGGCAGGCCCAGGCGGCTCGACGTCGAGTGCGGGCGGAGACTTCTCGGTTCCTCCCGGCGGTATCGGCGACGGATTCGGCCTTTCGGCACTGTTGCCGCCGACGGATCTGGCGTTCGGCCAGCCGGATCATCGCGAACTATTTGCGGGGCTTGTAAAGGATTCAACGATCTCGTTGACAGGTGCTCCGCCGACGTTGAATGTGGACGAAAGCTACTTGCCGGACGGCTCGCAGACTGGCCCCGCTGGTTCGACCACCGATACGCTCAGTTTTGCCGACATATTCACGGTGGCGCCCGGCAGCGGCACACCCACCATCAGTTATGGACTGAGCGTAACCTCGCAGGGCGAAACGTCGAACCTGATTGACAGCGCGACCGACACAGCGGTGGTGTTGACACAGAGCGGCAACACGGTCTCTGGGTATGTGGCCGGCCACAACGGCGATCCGTCCTTCCTAGTATTCACGCTGAGCGTCAACACCGCCACCGGCGACGTGACGCTGACCCAGGACCGCGCGGTTCATCAGGGCTCGGGCGAGCCCGGCGACGTCTCGGAAGGCATCAACCTGGTGTCAGGCCTCGTGACGTTGACGGCGACGGCAACGGATCCCGGCGGCCACACGGCCAGTGCCTCGGTTGACATCGGCGGCAGCGCCACGTTCCATGACGATGGCCCGACGATCACGGTGAACCAGCAGTTCGAGCAGCCGGCGCTGTCGGTGGACGAGAGCAACCTGTCAAACGGCACGACGCCGGATGCGGCGCTGACTGTGGTGACGGGCGACTTCCACGGCGCCTTCACTGCGGTACAGGGCGCGGACGGGGCGACGGTCGCCTATTCACTGGCGGTCAGCGCGCCCAATGTGGACTCCGGGCTGATCGACTCGGCGAGCGGCCAGCACGTGCTGCTGTCGTTGAATGCCTCCGGCGTGGTCGAGGGCCGCACGGCGCTTGGCGGCGACCTAGTGTTCACGCTGGCAGCGAACACGACGACCGGCGTGGTGACGCTGAGCGACTTCCGCGCGGTGCATGAAGGCTCGGGCGAGACCCCGGACACCAGCGAGGGGATCCCGCTGGGTGCCGGCCTGGTGTCGGTGACCGCGACGGTGACCGACAATGACGGCGACACGGCCAAGGCGAGCATCGACCTGGGCGCGCAGATCACCATCCACGATGACGGCCCGGTGGTGACGGCGACCGGCTCGGCGCCGACGCTGAGTGTCGACGAGAGCTTCATTCCGGTGATCGGCTCTGGCACTGGCGCGGTGGGTTCGAACGTCTCGTCGGGCAACTTTGCGGCGAACTTCGCGGTGACGCCGGGTGCGGACGGCCAGTCCGGCTCGACCGCCTATTCGCTGACCATCAACAATTCCACGACCACCCTGGTCGACTCGCTCACCGGCACGCCGGTGACGCTGGTGCAGAACGGGGCGGGCGAAGTCGACGGCAAGGATGGCCTTGGCCACACCGTCTTCACGCTGACGGTTGACGCCGCCGGCGTGGTGACGATGACCGAGCTGCGCGGTGTGCATGAGGCGACGGCGACCCTGGGTGACACCAGCGAGGGGACCCCGCTGGGTGCCGGCCTGGTGTCGGTGACCGCGACGGTGACCGACAATGACGGCGACACGGCCAAGGCGAGCATCGACCTGGGCGCGCAGATCACCATCCACGATGACGGCCCGGTGGTGACGGCGACCGGCTCGGCGCCGACGCTGAGTGTCGACGAGAGCTTCATTCCGGTGATCGGCTCTGGCACTGGCGCGGTGGGTTCGAACGTCTCGTCGGGCAACTTTGCGGTGAACTTCGCGGTGACGCCGGGTGCGGACGGCCAGTCCGGCTCGACCGCCTATTCGCTGACCATCAACAATTCCACGACCACCCTGGTCGACTCGCTCACCGGCACGCCGGTGACGCTGGTGCAGAACGGGGCGGGCGAAGTCGACGGCAAGGATGGCCTTGGCCACACCGTCTTCACGCTGACGGTTGACGCCGCCGGCGTGGTGACGATGACCGAGCTGCGCGGTGTGCATGAGGCGACGGCGACCCTGGGTGACACCAGCGAGGGGACCCCGCTGGGTGCCGGCCTGGTGTCGGTGACCGCGACGGTGACCGACAATGACGGCGACACGGCCAAGGCGAGCATCGACCTGGGCGCGCAGATCACCATCCACGATGACGGCCCGGTGGTGACGGCGACCGGCTCGGCGCCGACGCTGAGTGTCGACGAGAGCTTCATTCCGGTGATCGGCTCTGGCACTGGCGCGGTGGGTTCGAACGTCTCGTCGGGCAACTTTGCGGTGAACTTCGCGGTGACGCCGGGTGCGGACGGCCAGTCCGGCTCGACCGCCTATTCGCTGACCATCAACAATTCCACGACCACCCTGGTCGACTCGCTCACCGGCACGCCGGTGACGCTGGTGCAGAACGGGGCGGGCGAAGTCGACGGCAAGGATGGCCTTGGCCACACCGTCTTCACGCTGACGGTTGACGCCGCCGGCGTGGTGACGATGACCGAGCTGCGCGGTGTGCATGAGGCGACGGCGACCCTGGGTGACACCAGCGAGGGGACCCCGCTGGGTGCCGGCCTGGTGTCGGTGACCGCGACGGTGACCGACAATGACGGCGACACGGCCAAGGCGAGCATCGACCTGGGCGCGCAGATCACCATCCACGATGACGGCCCGGTGGTGACGGCGACCGGCTCGGCGCCGACGCTGAGTGTCGACGAGAGCTTCATTCCGGTGATCGGCTCTGGCACTGGCGCGGTGGGTTCGAACGTCTCGTCGGGCAACTTTGCGGTGAACTTCGCGGTGACGCCGGGTGCGGACGGCCAGTCCGGCTCGACCGCCTATTCGCTGACCATCAACAATTCCACGACCACCCTGGTCGACTCGCTCACCGGCACGCCGGTGACGCTGGTGCAGAACGGGGCGGGCGAAGTCGACGGCAAGGATGGCCTTGGCCACACCGTCTTCACGCTGACGGTTGACGCCGCCGGCGTGGTGACGATGACCGAGCTGCGCGGTGTGCATGAGGCGACGGCGACCCTGGGTGACACCAGCGAGGGGACCCCGCTGGGTGCCGGCCTGGTGTCGGTGACCGCGACGGTGACCGACAATGACGGCGACACGGCCAAGGCGAGCATCGACCTGGGCGCGCAGATCACCATCCACGATGACGGCCCGGTGGTGACGGCGACCGGCTCGGCGCCGACGCTGAGTGTCGACGAGAGCTTCATTCCGGTGATCGGCTCTGGCACTGGCGCGGTGGGTTCGAACGTCTCGTCGGGCAACTTTGCGGTGAACTTCGCGGTGACGCCGGGTGCGGACGGCCAGTCCGGCTCGACCGCCTATTCGCTGACCATCAACAATTCCACGACCACCCTGGTCGACTCGCTCACCGGCACGCCGGTGACGCTGGTGCAGAACGGGGCGGGCGAAGTCGACGGCAAGGATGGCCTTGGCCACACCGTCTTCACGCTGACGGTTGACGCCGCCGGCGTGGTGACGATGACCGAGCTGCGCGGTGTGCATGAGGCGACGGCGACCCTGGGTGACACCAGCGAGGGGACCCCGCTGGGTGCCGGCCTGGTGTCGGTGACCGCGACGGTGACCGACAATGACGGCGACACGGCCAAGGCGAGCATCGACCTGGGCGCGCAGATCACCATCCACGATGACGGCCCGGTGGTGACGGCGACCGGCTCGGCGCCGACGCTGAGTGTCGACGAGAGCTTCATTCCGGTGATCGGCTCTGGCACTGGCGCGGTGGGTTCGAACGTCTCGTCGGGCAACTTTGCGGTGAACTTCGCGGTGACGCCGGGTGCGGACGGCCAGTCCGGCTCGACCGCCTATTCGCTGACCATCAACAATTCCACGACCACCCTGGTCGACTCGCTCACCGGCACGCCGGTGACGCTGGTGCAGAACGGGGCGGGCGAAGTCGACGGCAAGGATGGCCTTGGCCACACCGTCTTCACGCTGACGGTTGACGCCGCCGGCGTGGTGACGATGACCGAGCTGCGCGGTGTGCATGAGGCGACGGCGACCCTGGGTGACACCAGCGAGGGGACCCCGCTGGGTGCCGGCCTGGTGTCGGTGACCGCGACGGTGACCGACAATGACGGCGACACGGCCAAGGCGAGCATCGACCTGGGCGCGCAGATCACCATCCACGATGACGGCCCGGTGGTGACGGCGACCGGCTCGGCGCCGACGCTGAGTGTCGACGAGAGCTTCATTCCGGTGATCGGCTCTGGCACTGGCGCGGTGGGTTCGAACGTCTCGTCGGGCAACTTTGCGGTGAACTTCGCGGTGACGCCGGGTGCGGACGGCCAGTCCGGCTCGACCGCCTATTCGCTGACCATCAACAATTCCACGACCACCCTGGTCGACTCGCTCACCGGCACGCCGGTGACGCTGGTGCAGAACGGGGCGGGCGAAGTCGACGGCAAGGATGGCCTTGGCCACACCGTCTTCACGCTGACGGTTGACGCCGCCGGCGTGGTGACGATGACCGAGCTGCGCGGTGTGCATGAGGCGACGGCGACCCTGGGTGACACCAGCGAGGGGACCCCGCTGGGTGCCGGCCTGGTGTCGGTGACCGCGACGGTGACCGACAATGACGGCGACACGGCCAAGGCGAGCATCGACCTGGGCGCGCAGATCACCATCCACGATGACGGCCCGGTGGTGACGGCGACCGGCTCGGCGCCGACGCTGAGTGTCGACGAGAGCTTCATTCCGGTGATCGGCTCTGGCACTGGCGCGGTGGGTTCGAACGTCTCGTCGGGCAACTTTGCGGTGAACTTCGCGGTGACGCCGGGTGCGGACGGCCAGTCCGGCTCGACCGCCTATTCGCTGACCATCAACAATTCCACGACCACCCTGGTCGACTCGCTCACCGGCACGCCGGTGACGCTGGTGCAGAACGGGGCGGGCGAAGTCGACGGCAAGGATGGCCTTGGCCACACCGTCTTCACGCTGACGGTTGACGCCGCCGGCGTGGTGACGATGACCGAGCTGCGCGGTGTGCATGAGGCGACGGCGACCCTGGGTGACACCAGCGAGGGGACCCCGCTGGGTGCCGGCCTGGTGTCGGTGACCGCGACGGTGACCGACAATGACGGCGACACGGCCAAGGCGAGCATCGACCTGGGCGCGCAGATCACCATCCACGATGACGGCCCGGTGGTGACGGCGACCGGCTCGGCGCCGACGCTGAGTGTCGACGAGAGCTTCATTCCGGTGATCGGCTCTGGCACTGGCGCGGTGGGTTCGAACGTCTCGTCGGGCAACTTTGCGGTGAACTTCGCGGTGACGCCGGGTGCGGACGGCCAGTCCGGCTCGACCGCCTATTCGCTGACCATCAACAATTCCACGACCACCCTGGTCGACTCGCTCACCGGCACGCCGGTGACGCTGGTGCAGAACGGGGCGGGCGAAGTCGACGGCAAGGATGGCCTTGGCCACACCGTCTTCACGCTGACGGTTGACGCCGCCGGCGTGGTGACGATGACCGAGCTGCGCGGTGTGCATGAGGCGACGGCGACCCTGGGTGACACCAGCGAGGGGACCCCGCTGGGTGCCGGCCTGGTGTCGGTGACCGCGACGGTGACCGACAATGACGGCGACACGGCCAAGGCGAGCATCGACCTGGGCGCGCAGATCACCATCCACGATGACGGCCCGGTGGTGACGGCGACCGGCTCGGCGCCGACGCTGAGTGTCGACGAGAGCTTCATTCCGGTGATCGGCTCTGGCACTGGCGCGGTGGGTTCGAACGTCTCGTCGGGCAACTTTGCGGTGAACTTCGCGGTGACGCCGGGTGCGGACGGCCAGTCCGGCTCGACCGCCTATTCGCTGACCATCAACAATTCCACGACCACCCTGGTCGACTCGCTCACCGGCACGCCGGTGACGCTGGTGCAGAACGGGGCGGGCGAAGTCGACGGCAAGGATGGCCTTGGCCACACCGTCTTCACGCTGACGGTTGACGCCGCCGGCGTGGTGACGATGACCGAGCTGCGCGGTGTGCATGAGGCGACGGCGACCCTGGGTGACACCAGCGAGGGGACCCCGCTGGGTGCCGGCCTGGTGTCGGTGACCGCGACGGTGACCGACAATGACGGCGACACGGCCAAGGCGAGCATCGACCTGGGCGCGCAGATCACCATCCACGATGACGGCCCGGTGGTGACGGCGACCGGCTCGGCGCCGACGCTGAGTGTCGACGAGAGCTTCATTCCGGTGATCGGCTCTGGCACTGGCGCGGTGGGTTCGAACGTCTCGTCGGGCAACTTTGCGGTGAACTTCGCGGTGACGCCGGGTGCGGACGGCCAGTCCGGCTCGACCGCCTATTCGCTGACCATCAACAATTCCACGACCACCCTGGTCGACTCGCTCACCGGCACGCCGGTGACGCTGGTGCAGAACGGGGCGGGCGAAGTCGACGGCAAGGATGGCCTTGGCCACACCGTCTTCACGCTGACGGTTGACGCCGCCGGCGTGGTGACGATGACCGAGCTGCGCGGTGTGCATGAGGCGACGGCGACCCTGGGTGACACCAGCGAGGGGACCCCGCTGGGTGCCGGCCTGGTGTCGGTGACCGCGACGGTGACCGACAATGACGGCGACACGGCCAAGGCGAGCATCGACCTGGGCGCGCAGATCACCATCCACGATGACGGCCCGGTGGTGACGGCGACCGGCTCGGCGCCGACGCTGAGTGTCGACGAGAGCTTCATTCCGGTGATCGGCTCTGGCACTGGCGCGGTGGGTTCGAACGTCTCGTCGGGCAACTTTGCGGCGAACTTCGCGGTGACGCCGGGTGCGGACGGCCAGTCCGGCTCGACCGCCTATTCGCTGACCATCAACAATTCCACGACCACCCTGGTCGACTCGCTCACCGGCACGCCGGTGACGCTGGTGCAGAACGGGGCGGGCGAAGTCGACGGCAAGGATGGCCTTGGCCACACCGTCTTCACGCTGACGGTTGACGCCGCCGGCGTGGTGACGATGACCGAGCTGCGCGGTGTGCATGAGGCGACGGCGACCCTGGGTGACACCAGCGAGGGGACCCCGCTGGGTGCCGGCCTGGTGTCGGTGACCGCGACGGTGACCGACAATGACGGCGACACGGCCAAGGCGAGCATCGACCTGGGCGCGCAGATCACCATCCACGATGACGGCCCGGTGGTGACGGGCATCCAGGACGCGATTATGCCGAACGTCAACAATACTGACGTACACGGCACCTGGCAGCCGACCTTCGGAGCGGATGGGCCAAGCTTTACCTCGGCAATCGGCATCGCGATGGGAACAGCGCCGGCCGGCCTGACCTATACCGTGACCGACACGGCGACCCACACGCAGACGGGTGAGGAGATTTATTCCGTCACCGTCGCCGGCGGCACTACCCCTTATACCTTCTACGAGTATGTGCATTACGACCCGTCGGCTCAGGTGGCGGAGATGTTCGCCTATGCCAATCCGACCGACGCTCAAAATGCCAGCGGCGCGAACGAGTTTTTCACACTCTCGATGAATGCCAGCGGCACCTACGACTTCCATCTGGTGTCTAACAGCCTGCAATCGATCGAGACCTTCGATCTCACCCAGTTCAAATCCGGCGTCGGTGATTATTTCATCATCAACGGGACGACCGGGAGTTTCCAAACCGGGGCGATCCCAACTAGCGGATTTGATCTGCTGATCGATAGCGGCATCAGCCCATCCACGAACTCAACGCACGCCAACGCCCAAGGCTTCGGCATCAACAACGGCAACCTCGATACCGGTGAAGTAATCGCCTTCACCTTCGGCACCACCCAGACCGCGGTGGGCATCGGTATCGGCAAGGGCGGCAACGGCACAACGGAGCGCCTCATTGTCACGTTGTATGATGCCGCTCATGCTGTCATCGGCACCGAAACCATTACTCAGGCTGACGGTACGCCGCTGCTTGTCGATGCTGCTCACTGGGGCGTAGGCGGCACCACGACCGGCTCGTTCGGTAGCTTCACCGAAGTCACCGTGCAGAATGCCGCACTCGCCGCAGGGGACGACTCCAAGCTCGACCTGACTGGAGTAACCTTCAATGCGCATGCCGTGGTCAGTAGCACAGCGCTGAACTTCACCCCGACCATTACCGACGCTGACGGCGACAAATTCACCAGTTCGGACAACTTGTCCGTGTCCCTGGTCGGAACCCAACCCGGGTCCGGCTATCTGGGGACAGGCACCGATGCGACAGCAGAAGTCATTGCCGCGAGTTCCGGAGCCGACACCCTCAACGGTGGCACCGGCCCGGGCGATACAGTCGACTACAGCAACGCGTTAAACTCGGTCACGATCAACCTGCTAACCCAGCTTGTGGGCGGAGCAGGCGCACTGGGCGACCACATCAGCAACTTCGAGAACGCCATCGGCTCGAACTTCGCGGATACGTTGACCGCCAACAATACCGGGAGTGCACTGTGGGGCGGTGGCGGCAACGATACGTTGATCGGCGGAGCAGGAAGTGACATTCTCTATGGCGGCGCAGGGCTAAACACCATGACCGGCGCCGGCGGCAACGATACCTTCGTGATCGACCCGTCCAAACTTGCAGCGGTCGCCATGGTCGATATCATCGCGGATTATACACCGGGCCACGACGTTATCGACCTTTCGGATCTGCTCCGCTCCCTTGGCGGCAACGCACCGACCACTGATGCTCAGGCAGGTGCTTCGATCGACGTCACTTTCTCAAGCGGCGCCGCTCACGTGATGGTTGACAATAACGGCACTGCCGCTGGCGGCAGCATGGTCGAAGTGGCATCGCTGACGGGAGTTGGTAGCGGTTCTGCGATTACCATTCTTTACGATCACAACCTGCCGACTCATACCGAAACTGTGGCTTGA
- a CDS encoding ABC transporter substrate-binding protein, which translates to MEAGRQGRGPQTWAIALALAMVLSGCQSRSGVSDVLDPAAIAAPAVQNAAAGAGPAQASQSLGTGSTKITILLPLSATGTSGENGRKMLDGAKLAMTDIGNGLLTLTVEDTKGDNAQAGKLAVQAITTGSKVVIGPTELAAAQHIATLSGSKRPPVLALADNFAGGAGVYAVRLSEADSAAAGAAGLAAKGGKKFVLLVAEGSNASAVEKRVANGLSIYGATLAVTVPYSAGDGGAKAVDQMGSLVDAPDAVIVASGDDSPAPVLAALKSKGIPGKAISVVGTDRWLEHPMDPLFEGAYIATLDPSETGPIADRFRTAYNYPADVNVAYAYDMVALTAGIASAVGPDGFSKQVLENPNGFRGSTGLFRFRADGSSQRSMPFYRIQKGALKLVAKSTSGF; encoded by the coding sequence ATGGAAGCAGGCCGGCAGGGCCGCGGTCCGCAGACATGGGCAATCGCCCTGGCGCTTGCCATGGTATTGTCGGGCTGCCAGTCGAGAAGCGGCGTTTCCGACGTGCTCGATCCGGCCGCGATTGCAGCGCCCGCCGTCCAGAATGCCGCCGCTGGTGCCGGTCCGGCCCAGGCGAGCCAGTCGCTCGGCACCGGTTCGACCAAAATCACGATATTGCTGCCCTTGTCCGCCACAGGGACGTCGGGGGAAAACGGCAGGAAGATGCTCGACGGCGCCAAACTGGCGATGACGGATATCGGCAATGGATTGCTGACGCTGACGGTAGAGGACACGAAAGGCGACAACGCACAGGCCGGCAAACTGGCGGTGCAGGCCATAACGACGGGGTCGAAAGTCGTCATCGGCCCGACCGAACTGGCGGCGGCCCAGCATATTGCCACGCTGTCCGGCTCAAAGCGGCCACCGGTTCTGGCGCTTGCCGACAATTTCGCCGGCGGCGCCGGTGTTTACGCCGTGCGCCTCAGCGAAGCCGACAGCGCCGCGGCGGGCGCCGCGGGGCTCGCCGCGAAAGGCGGCAAGAAGTTCGTATTGCTTGTCGCGGAAGGCTCGAACGCCAGCGCCGTGGAGAAACGGGTGGCAAACGGCCTCAGCATCTATGGCGCGACGCTCGCGGTCACTGTGCCGTACTCGGCCGGCGACGGTGGCGCCAAGGCGGTCGACCAGATGGGCTCACTCGTGGACGCTCCCGATGCGGTCATCGTTGCCAGCGGCGATGACAGTCCCGCGCCTGTCCTTGCCGCCCTCAAATCAAAGGGCATTCCGGGAAAGGCAATCTCAGTCGTCGGAACGGACCGATGGCTGGAGCACCCTATGGACCCGCTGTTCGAGGGGGCATACATCGCCACGCTCGATCCAAGCGAAACCGGACCGATCGCCGACCGCTTCAGGACGGCATACAACTACCCGGCCGACGTCAATGTGGCCTACGCCTATGATATGGTTGCCCTGACGGCAGGGATTGCCAGCGCGGTCGGACCTGATGGCTTCAGCAAACAGGTGCTCGAAAACCCGAACGGGTTTCGCGGATCGACAGGTTTGTTCCGTTTTCGCGCTGACGGCTCCAGCCAAAGATCGATGCCATTCTATCGGATTCAAAAGGGTGCGCTCAAACTGGTTGCCAAATCGACGTCGGGTTTCTGA